Within the Ensifer canadensis genome, the region TAGCGCTGCGTCAGGTGACCCGACGGAACCGCGATGATCTTTTCGTCCTGGCCGGAATTGTCTTCCATCATCATCACGCCGATCGGGCGGACGTTGATGACGCAGCCCGGAACGAGCGGACGGGTGTTGCAGATCAGAACGTCGATCGGATCGCCATCATCGGAAAGCGTGTGCGGCACGAAGCCGTAGTTCCCCGGATAGGTCATCGGCGTGTAGAGGAAACGGTCGACGACGAGCGTGCCGGCTTCCTTGTCCATCTCGTACTTGATCGGATGGCCGCCAACAGGAACTTCAACGATGACGTTGACATCTTCCGGTGGATTCTTTCCGATGGAAATCGCATCGATACGCATGGAATACTCCCAGGGTCGGTTGAGAAATTTGCCCGTCGGATAAAGGGAAACATGCCGCGATGCAACATAACTTTCGTCCGGAGTGCAGATTCACCTTGCCAACCCGCCGTGACCTGAAGTTGATTGCATCAGAGGATTTCTCGTAAGGAGGGATTTTGGATGACCGCAAAGGCCGCATGTTTCCTTGCTGCAGCACTTGCCGCCACGCCGGTTCTGGCCAACGACAGCGTCTATTCGGATGTCAGCCGCGACAAGTGCACTATTGTGGAGGAAGTCGAAGGCATCTTCATGTCGATGACCTGTCCTGGCCCTGACGGCTACCCCGCCCACTTCAAGGAATCCGATATCCGGCAAAGCTTCTTCTTCGGGCATCTGAATGCGCGATACCTGAAGGAAGGTTTCGAAACCTTCGGCCCCTTCAACCACGCCGGCACGATGGTGGAGTGGCGCCTGAACAAGGACAAGGTGCCGGTATCGGCCATCCTGCGCTGGGTGATCGAGAACGGCGATCCGAAAACCGGCGAAGGCAACTCGGCCTATGACGGCCAGGTCCTGGTGATCTCAAAGGTTGCGCAGAAGGAAGACGGGATCGGCTGCGTCGCCGGCTATGTCGATGCACTCGCCAATCCGGATCCGAACACGCTCGCCCGCAAGATCGCCGACGACATTGCCCCGGGGTTCCGGTGCGGTATCGACGAAGCAGCCTACCATGGCAAGCGCGGTGAGAAGGCGAGCGGGTCGCGTCACCAATTGCCTACCGCGCCGCGCGTCAAATAGGAGGCGCAAAGGACGCTGTAGCGCTTTAAATTTGCTGCATAATTTTGTCCTTAAATCGGATCCGATTTAAGGAATTATGCAGGAGGTGACATCGAGGTCAGACGCAAGCAGGCGTCAGTTCCAGGCAAAGCCGATCTTCTTGAGGTGCTTGTCGCCGAAATCTTCCATGCCCTCGGCGATATCGCTGCCGCCAGCCCCCTGGAAGAACTGATAGGCGTTATCGCTGTCTTCGAGGCACCAGACGACCAGTCCCCTGCAGCCGAGCGACCGCAGCAGGCTCTTGGCTTCGCCGAAGAGAACCCGTCCAAGGCCGATGCCCTGATATTCCGGCCGCAGGTAGATCTCGTAGATTTCGCCTTCCTGCGGCAGCGCCTTGGCGCGGCTGAGGCCGAGGGTCGCATAGCCGGCAATCGTTCCGGCCACGTCGACGACCAGCAAGGTCGCCGGACCCCGCGTCGCCTTGCGCCACCAGACCTCGTCTCGACGATTGACCATCTGGACCAGGGGGCGGTGCGGAATGATGCCGCCATAGGCTTGTAGCCACGAAACGCGATGCACGTCGGCAATCGCCGACGCCTCTTGCGGTTCTCCAGGCCTGACCTCGATCGAAACAGTCTTCATGACTCACGACTCTAAACGCACACAGGGCGAACAGGAATCCCACCCGGGGGCCGCGTCGCGTTAACCCACAGGCAACTTTAACGGCATCCCATGGAAGGTTAACGCCTTTTTAACTTTATCCGCAAGCCGCCCCCCGCTGGCACACACAGCAAAAAACCCCGGATTGCTCCGGGGTTTCGCTAATCGCTCGCTTTTGTCGGTGGGCGCTTAAGCGGCGCCAGCCGTACGCGACTTCTCGAAGCGCTTACGGTCGTTCGAGTCGAGGTACATCTTGCGCAGACGGATCGACTTCGGCGTGACTTCGACCAGCTCGTCGTCCTGGATCCAGGACAGCGCGCGCTCGAGCGTCATGCGGATCGGCGGCGTCAGCTTGACGGCTTCGTCCTTGCCGGATGCACGCATGTTGGTGAGCTTCTTGCCCTTCAACACGTTGACTTCCAGGTCGTTGTCGCGCGTGTGGATGCCGATGATCATGCCGGCATAGACCTTCTCGCCGGCTTCGATGATCATCGGGCCGCGGTCTTCCAGGTTGAACATGGCGTAGGCGACCGATTCGCCGGCGTCGTTGGAGAGCAGCACGCCGTTGACGCGGCCGCCGATCTCACCCTTGTACTGCTGGTAGGCGTGGAACAGACGGTTCATGACCGCTGTGCCGCGCGTATCCGTCAGCAGTTCCGACTGGTAGCCGATCAGGCCACGGGTCGGTGCGAAGAACACCAGCCGGACGCGATTGCCGCCGGACGGACGAAGCTCGACCATCTCGGCCTTGCGTTCGGACATCTTCTGAACGACGACGCCGGAATGCTCTTCGTCGACGTCGATGACCACTTCTTCGATCGGCTCGAGCAGCTGGCCGTTCTCATCCTTGTGCATGACGACGCGCGGACGCGAGACGGCGAGTTCGAAACCTTCGCGGCGCATGGTTTCGATCAGAACCGCGAGCTGCAATTCGCCACGACCGGAGACGAAGAACGAATCCTTCTCGGAGGATTCCTCGATCTTCAGCGCGACGTTGCCTTCGGCTTCCTTGAACAGACGGTCGCGGATGACGCGGCTCGTCACCTTGTCGCCTTCGGTGCCGGCAAGCGGGCTGTCGTTGACGATGAAGGACATGGTGACGGTTGGCGGGTCGATCGGCTGTGCGGTCAGCGCTTCGGAGACCGACGGGTCGCAGAAGGTGTCGGCGACGGTGCCCTTGGTCAGGCCGGCGATCGCGACGATGTCGCCTGCATGGGCTTCTTCGATCGGCTGACGCTCGATGCCGCGGAATGCGAGGATCTTCGAGATACGGCCGTTTTCAAGCAGCTTGCCGTCCTGGCCGAGAACCTTGACCGGCTGGTTCGGCTTCAGCGAACCCGAATGGATGCGGCCGGTGATGATACGGCCGAGGAAGGGGTTTGCTTCCAGGATCGTGCCGATCATGCGGAACGGGCCCTCGCCGACCGTCGGCTCGGGAACGTGCTTGAGCACGAGGTCGAGAAGCGGTGCCATGCCCTGGTCCTTCGGGCCTTCAGGCGCGACGTTCATCCAGCCTTCACGACCCGAACCGTAGAGGATCGGGAAGTCGAGCTGCTCGTCGGTGGCGTCGAGGTTCGCAAAGAGGTCGAAGACTTCGTTGATGACTTCTTCGTGGCGTCCATCAGGACGGTCGATCTTGTTGATCGCGACGATCGGCTTCAGGCCGACCTTCAGCGCCTTGCCGACGACGAACTTCGTCTGCGGCATCGGGCCTTCGGAGGCGTCGACGAGAACGATGGCGCCGTCCACCATCGACAGGATGCGTTCGACTTCACCGCCGAAGTCGGCGTGGCCGGGGGTGTCGACGATGTTGATGCGCACACCCTTCCACTCGACCGACGTCGCCTTGGCAAGAATGGTGATGCCGCGCTCTTTTTCGATGTCGTTGGAGTCCATGACGCGTTCGGCAACGCGCTGGTTTTCGCGGAACGAGCCCGACTGCTTCAGAAGCTCGTCGACAAGGGTCGTTTTCCCATGGTCGACGTGCGCGATAATCGCGATGTTACGAATGCTCATTTTTCGTCTCGGAAGGTTTAGGGCACGCCCCAATGGGCCACGCCGCTTTTTCAATGGTCGGGCTCATACAGGTTTTTTTGCGATTGCGAAAGGGGGGCGCGCGCAAGAGCCCGGCTCCGAAGTCCCGACAGGCCATGGGTTTGCAACCGGAAAGGGTCGCGCCAACCGGGTTTGGAAAGGGTTCAACCAAAGCCAAAACGCTCATGCGACGGCGGCCGGGTCGAGCGTCACGCGCCACAATTCCTGGTCCTGCCGATCCATCAGCCGCACGGTCATCTGCTTGGTCTGGCCGTTGATATCGACGATGCCGAAGAACTGCAGCCCGGCTGATGGAGGCAGGTTGCTGTCCACACCTCCACCGGACGCCTTGATGAAGCGCACGTCCGGGCCGAACGTCATGTCCAGCTCCTTCGGACCATAGGTACCGGAATGCAAGGGACCGGAAACGAACTCCCAGAATGGCAGGAAATCCTTGAAGGCCGCCCGCGACGGATCGTAGTGATGCGCGGCCGTATAATGCACATCCGCCGTCAGCCACACGAGGTTGTCGATGGCATTGTCCCTGATGAAGCGGAGCAGCTCGGCAAACTCGGTTTCGCGACCCGTCGGTGGA harbors:
- a CDS encoding GNAT family N-acetyltransferase — protein: MKTVSIEVRPGEPQEASAIADVHRVSWLQAYGGIIPHRPLVQMVNRRDEVWWRKATRGPATLLVVDVAGTIAGYATLGLSRAKALPQEGEIYEIYLRPEYQGIGLGRVLFGEAKSLLRSLGCRGLVVWCLEDSDNAYQFFQGAGGSDIAEGMEDFGDKHLKKIGFAWN
- the ppa gene encoding inorganic diphosphatase is translated as MRIDAISIGKNPPEDVNVIVEVPVGGHPIKYEMDKEAGTLVVDRFLYTPMTYPGNYGFVPHTLSDDGDPIDVLICNTRPLVPGCVINVRPIGVMMMEDNSGQDEKIIAVPSGHLTQRYDKVHEYTDLPEITLKQIEHFFEHYKDLEPGKWVKIFGWKDASVAKQLIKEAVERAKGEKK
- the typA gene encoding translational GTPase TypA; the encoded protein is MSIRNIAIIAHVDHGKTTLVDELLKQSGSFRENQRVAERVMDSNDIEKERGITILAKATSVEWKGVRINIVDTPGHADFGGEVERILSMVDGAIVLVDASEGPMPQTKFVVGKALKVGLKPIVAINKIDRPDGRHEEVINEVFDLFANLDATDEQLDFPILYGSGREGWMNVAPEGPKDQGMAPLLDLVLKHVPEPTVGEGPFRMIGTILEANPFLGRIITGRIHSGSLKPNQPVKVLGQDGKLLENGRISKILAFRGIERQPIEEAHAGDIVAIAGLTKGTVADTFCDPSVSEALTAQPIDPPTVTMSFIVNDSPLAGTEGDKVTSRVIRDRLFKEAEGNVALKIEESSEKDSFFVSGRGELQLAVLIETMRREGFELAVSRPRVVMHKDENGQLLEPIEEVVIDVDEEHSGVVVQKMSERKAEMVELRPSGGNRVRLVFFAPTRGLIGYQSELLTDTRGTAVMNRLFHAYQQYKGEIGGRVNGVLLSNDAGESVAYAMFNLEDRGPMIIEAGEKVYAGMIIGIHTRDNDLEVNVLKGKKLTNMRASGKDEAVKLTPPIRMTLERALSWIQDDELVEVTPKSIRLRKMYLDSNDRKRFEKSRTAGAA